The genomic segment TCATTTCAGTGCAGTGCAATTGGATGACACATAGGCCTGTTTGTCCAAGGGCATGTCATTGTTCTGGATTTTAGATTAAGGTCATCGCCAGGAACCGCCTTGTTACcccaatttaaaaataaaaaaaaaaataaaaaatttactGAGACACACCCACAGTTACCTAACAGGTTTGTAAGCAGGATTCAGGCACATGGATACTGTGGAAATACTGAGACGATATGCCGTTCAGAGGGGCTTTATGGtatgaaaatctgtttttggaGCAGACATTCCATTAAGATTTTAGTTTCCGGATTGAAAAGACTTTTGTAAAGTTGTAATTCCGTTTTCATGGCTTCGCCATACTGATTACAACAGAGCTTAATAAATAGTTTGACTTGTAGTTAATGAATGAGCAACATCAGGCATAAAGTGTAGTCAGGGGACAAATCATAACGACATATGCTGCTACGAGGTAAAAAGATATCTATCTTAAGATATCTACAGTAGTCAACAACAGGGATCACTACTTATGTAAAACATTGGTTTGTTCAGCCTTAGTGTGATTATAAATTAACTAGACAAAATATTCTACTACTGTAGACACTTAAATACATAAAGATGATTCAGAAATCCACAGATAATTATTTTAAGTTGCAAATATGAGGACATCAAGATCATTTTAACACAGAGGAACATTAGAATAAAAATTGACCAAACTCCTTCCAAATGTTCGATTAACTTTTCCCTTTGCAACATCCAGCAGTGACCAGCTCTTCTTTATTGGGGAAATATCTGCAAGTAAGACATACAGTTATGTATATGTCAGGTTAAAgatgctgttattttttattacgCCTCCACGCTGGCGACAGCCGTCGCTGGAGGCATATTGTTTTCCGGTTGTCCGTCTGTCCGTCTCATGAACATGATAATCCAGGAACatcttgagggaatttcttcaaatgtggagccaatgttcacttggactcaaggatgaactgatttgaTTGTGgcggtcaaaggtcaaggtcactgtggtCTCTTCAAAAAACGTTTTTGGCAGTAGCTCATGAATTCATACGCcaattatgataaaatatacttaatacattttattaaattccttcaaagtcttcactacatatgtgtctggacagacatggactTAAAATGCAACTTGCTTGGTTGGCGTACAACCTcgaggtggtaattctagttttctTTCAAAGATGACTGGATAGTTCccataatatttattttactcgTTAATTCGCTGACTACATACGGCTGTAATCATCATTAAATATGATATGTGCTTTTCTGATTTGGGCAACCTACAGAATTTGCTTGGAGTCTAGTGAACATCTCAAGACATGAAGGTGCCTGCGCAGTGAAGAGATGCTCCcgaaaatatgatttatttataatatttgtataaaatagaaaaatctgGTTCATTAAATACCTTCAGTTACTTACCTTCGATAACAGATCGTGGTCATCACTAGCACGGTCACACCACCGATCACTACTATCACTGCAGTGACAACGGAGACAGCAGAAAGCAAGGAGGGCTCTGGATCAGtgcaggcacacgcacacacacacacacacacacacacacacacaaagaaacattcaTCGGAAGTGACAGAATCTAATATGTTGTGCtagtttgaaatatttcagcaatGTAAGTTCACATTTATCCATAAAGTACTTTTCAAATAGAAAAGTACTCAAAAGTGCATTTAAAAGAAAGGAATTtagcaaaacataaaaattccaAATAGGCAGAGAATGTGCTTGAGAGAAGGGGGCAGCATCTGAACCAACCTGAGCAAATAAAGGAACCTGGGATGTTGAGGCACTGCAGGTTTTGTGGGCAAGGTGAAATCTGTTCTTCACATTCATTAGTGTCTGAGacagtcaaaaacaaatcagtgagcCTGCAGTGAAATTGTATcatgatatgaaaatattttggtaTGATAAACAATACTGTTATCTAAACCGatgaggatttttaaaaaattttgaaatagtttacaaaacaatttcacCTCAAGGTTAATTCAGTAGCTGCTCTGTAGCTTTTTATCGTGTCAAACGATATTCCTCAACTAATGGAGTTTGCCTAGTTGTAGATGttcagatttacatttttatgaacattttaTGGAGTACTGAGATTACACCTTCATTCTTGACCTTAAATAGAAATTGTGGTGAGACTGTTATGTTGTCTACTGTTTCCAACGTCCAGAATGAACTATATCTTGAACATGGACGAAAAGTCCTTAATGTtctcagaaaaatggaaatttgaacatagAGAATTCATCCATGACAACCGAGGAAAATCATGTGATACTGTCGagagctccagaacagctacttAATGGACCTTGTGGGAAGATTGTTTTGAAGATTGTTTGGACTTTCATTCCCCGAGGTCGAAAATGAGCTTTCGGTCTCAAATTTTAAGAATAATctacatttttggatttttggttCACATCTGACCATCAACATTACCATCCAGAGGAACATCGGTTTTGTTAAATGTGACACATAAACCCTATTGTAAAAACTGGTGGTTAGAAATATCAGGATATCCACTACAGTTGTGTCATCCGGCCCTTGTTTAGGCTTAGTACCTTGACATGTTGGAGGTGTGGGGCTCCACTGGTGGCTGTTTGGATCACAGCTGACCGATGAAGATCCCAGCAGCTTGAAGCCCGAGTGACACTCATACAGAATCACAGAGTCACAGAGCAGGGAGTAGCCAGATTGGATCCTGGGTATGGGACCACAGCTGGGGTCTGGGAGAGaagtcagtgaaaaaaacaacacaacagaagCGTGATATCACACTCAACGTATTCCTCTGCCCCCCCGATTCCTCACCTGTGTCTGGTTCTTTCCAAGGGCTGAGGTCAAGGTGGGGGATGAGCGGGTGGGCACAGGCCAGCATGTCCTCGGGGCTCTCAGTGATTGAGAACGGGTCAGCAGGGACAAGGCTGATGTGGCTGTTATCGCAAATAATGCGGGACAGAGAGACGGCATGGAGGTGTCTCCTTTGGGTGCTGGTGaacactccctccctctcccaccAAAACCTCAGAGGACAAAGACAGACTTAACTTTCTGTTCTCGTCTACGGTTTTTAATCCATGTTGTTGGATCAGAGGATGATCATTAGAGGATTTAGTTTTACCTGTCTCCATCTCTCAGGGCTCTGAACTGTCTGGCCAGCAGGCAGGCCAGGAGTGGTCCAACTCGGCCTCCAGGCAGAGCGGGCTCAGAGATGGCACCCACCCATACATCAATATTGTGGGGTGTCCCATACAAGAGCTGGAATTTGTGAGCCAAAGTGAAATTACCCAGGATTTCAGCCAACTCCGATGTAGAGTTGGGAACAGGGAGGCCGCAGAGCCTTCGCCACGAGCCGTATCCTGACGGGACCAGATGAGACAGAAAGCGGGAGTTTAAAGGTTGGTGTGGGACCACCATGTCTGAAACACAGACCAACTCTgctaatgaaataaaacattaacgTGAATAAGTTTGGTGTTTGTTTAGCGAGCAAACTTTATTTAGACAGCACTTTCTAACAGAACTTAGAAAGTGATTtgtgagaagaggaaaaagggaaaagggagatAGACAGAAATGACGAAATGTAAAAACAGGGAGAAATAACTGTGTAACccacaaagtaaaagtatttttaaaaaaaaatttcaagaaaaaccaaagaaaacaaatagctGATTTGGCTACTTGGGAAATATTATCTGAGGCTGTTCCCCGGTTTACAAGCAACAGCAAATTGATCACATTACAAGATACATCTTGGGGCTTACTGCCTCGGCAAAACAGTTCCTGGGGGAAAACCCTTAATTTTGAGGACACGTTTCTGCCTCTACTGACAAGTGATGTTTATTCACACAACTGCTGCTAGACTAGCAGGCCTCTGGACTgctaattaacacacacattcttacaTCTGGAACTGGTTCATGAATCAACAGTCAAGCTttttcacacagacattaaaaaaccCAGGTGTAACTAATACTGGTACCAGGCAAGCCGTGGTCTCGGCCCCTCTGGAGGTTAAGGGCCCCGAGGTCTAGAGGCATCCCTCCCTGTGCCTGAAACAGCCTCTCTGTAAGCTCTTCCACCATCATCTGACCTGGAGTCTGCAGCTTGGCTGGAGACAACAACAGGCCGCGCAGCACAGGGTCTATACCGCCTGAAATACCGGGAGAAAGGggaagacagaaacagaacagcTGAGTaaaccacattttattttaagtaatttaagtCCAATGAATTACAGCTTTGTTCTTTACCTTCCTGCACCACCCTCCATGAGGCAAACAGGGAATGATGCAGAGGCAGCGGGGGATGCTGGGAGTTCGTGGTGTATCCTGGCCCCAGCCTGGTCACCACTGGCTGCACCGTGACATGGGCGAAACGAAATGCAGCAGCTGCAAAGACATTTGCGATGCTGGGATCCACTTCAGGATTATAACCCTCGTAGGGAGGCATCAGAAGGGACGTGGCGACGTCACCGAGGACCCGCGGCAGGTAGTGCTCCCATGTCAggatctggggaaaaaaatcgaGGCCGGTCAGAGTGCTGGGAGCGCTCATGTAAGTTGAGGTGAATGGATGTCAAGCCGAAACTGTGAGTGATACCTGGTGAATGGCTCCCAAGATCTTGCGGGCCTCCTGATAGAGAATGTCAGAGCTCCAGTGAGAGTTGAGCACGTGCAGTTCTTTCACCAGCCGGTTGTGTTCTCTCAGAAAGAGCGTGTGCAGTGCGATCATTCCCAGATGCTCATTGGCTCTTGAATCACCTGTGAAACGTCAATGATAAACAGCCTCTCCACTGAAGCCTGGAGAGAATGGACAATTCGCTATATTTACTCACCAGCTTGAAAGCAGGACGTGGCGTTGTCCCAGTGTGCGGATCTGCCCGACGCCCCGAAGGTGGTGGTGTTTCGAGGGCCGCAGGGGTCCAGGTGCGCCTGCTGGCGAGGCAGGAAGGGCATGTAGGACAGCTCGTGGTCTGAGTGCTGGGAGTTGAGGGCCATTGAGcccagaggagaggagtggtTTCTCAGAGCTGATGCCAGACTGGCGGAGCTGCCGTACACCATACTGGCATCTACAAAGGAGGTGATGGCGTTGAGCTGCTCTCGGTGGAGATGAGGGAGGAGTCCTGCACCACAGCTGGGAGCAGAGCGGAAGAAAGGCATGCAACTCTGGACGCCATTACGGGGATCTGACGGAGGGATCTGGGAAAgaaagtttgatttatttgtttttactttttttttattttcatagcaaTATAGTAACATAGATACAATGTTGTATAATTTATTCATTGCTTGTAATTTACTAAATTGTAACTGGTGCCCCACACTTTCATCTGTGCTTTGCACctgctttatttttactgtatttcttttttctagttttacttttattttattatattgtattcAATTTTAGCATGTATTcgtgtttttaaatattatgtatTGCATGCATGTATGGGATATTTACAagattcatatttattttactatgtACATTGAGCATCTTAGgcacaaacatttcttttaagatGAATAAAGTTCTACCCTATCTCATAAAATGAAAGATGCGTAGTCATCAAGCACCACAAGCAAATCCCTGGTTGAAACTGTGATGAAAGTTGGGTAGTTTTTTCATATGGAATATGTCtactttttgaaaattatttcagcttttacCTTAAAGAACAAAGAACAGCCACACTGTTCTATCCAAATCTGGTAAAAGATTTATCATTTCCCTCCACACGTTTGACTTGAACTGCAGATACTCATAATTAACAACAACTAATAATGTCATTTATAAGTTGCACACAAAATACTATAACAATGTCTGTCACTTTcttcaatttaaatttgaagacactgcttttattttggttctGTGCCTTATACACTGTTTTCTTGCTGACTATAAACAATAAGACCATCTGACTTAAGAAATGAgttaaaacatatttgaaataaactttaaaaaatgtttgacatttcctgttttcttttattcctttttgaagcatcaaattattttataactttggCTCCAATCCTGGGGGGGTCATGACACCCCAATGGGCTGCGATTCAAGCAGTCGTGAGATGATGAACAggatagaatagaaaaaaaacgtATGCACcaagatttttattatttttttcttattagtTGTTAACTAATAAAAGTTAAcgtttaataataattaaacgataactttaaaaagtatttaaatttaacattggAACAAAAATCGCTCTTTGCATGATCTGTCCATAACCCACAGACAATATGCAACCAGTGACAGAACGGTGGcaagaaaaagtcagtgaaccctttggaatgacctaGTTTACTGCATCagttggtcataaaatgtgatctgatcttccTCTAACTCACAGCTACAGAGAAACACAACGTGCTTACGCTAATATCACACAAACAATTATGATCATTCATGTCTTTCTGGACCACACCCATTGAACATTCACAGTGCTTTTGGAAtaagtaagtgaacccttggatttaataactggtcaaACCTGCTTGGATGTCTGGTGGGAacggctctctgagctcattccacagcaCCTCTGTTAGGTTAATGTCTTGGATATGACTGGACCActccaaaaggtggattttattTGGTTGAATTCAATCTGTAGTAGTTTTACTTCGATGTTTCGATATAGGGCCATTGTCCTGCTGCACcacccaacttctactgagcttcagctgacATTATCCCGTGAGACACCTTGATAAACCAAGGAATTCATTTCCCCTGGATGATggtgagctgtccaggcccagagaCAGCACAGCCCCATATCATGACGCTTCCTCCGCTGTTGGTGTCAAGatgctctttggcaaacttcaggcgTGCAGTGGTGTTCGTTTTGGAGAGCAacagcttcctctgtggtgtctGGCATGGACTGCATGCTTCATGCAAtcatgcaccatgatttgcgtatggtagactcatgaaaACAGATGTTAATCAGCTCCAATGATTTCcttaagcctttagctgttgctctgagtttcttttttatctcaCTTATTATTCTGCATTTTGATTTTGGGAGTCCTCTTAGCTGGGCGCCCAGTcctagggagagtagccacagaactaaatcctctccatttatagacagtttgtttAGCTGTGGAAGCgaggcatggttcacatcagcagatgcttcttgtgaatagcaaactcacAATgtttgaggggttttttttttacaagccaAAGTGGCTCTAACCCAGACCTTGAGTCTGGTTTCACtgattggactccaggtttgctgACTCCTGACTCCCATTGTTGTCTTTAGCTGAGGGGTTCACAACCCcttttttccaacctacactgtgaatgtttgaatgatgttttaAATATGGACAATTTGTGCAATACCATTTGTATGTTATCTGTTAAAATcgattgtgtttgttcataattgtaactaAGATGAATATCTGACCTTACTTTATGGCACATTTATACATACTAAATGAAGGCCATTCCAAAGGCTTCACTAACTTTTCTTGCCATTGTGGGTCACACGTAGACATTGCTTTATTTTagggggtcacaagccaaaatgttCGGAAAGCACTGTCCAAACTGAAGCTCTAATAGTTAGGGCACCTGTATGGGAAAACAGGGCGTGTCCCGGCTGCAGGTGTGCGTGCAGTCAGCTCCGGTCCTGAAGGCAGCTGTGCTGGGGCTCTGAGGCGTCAGCACCACGTCGTGGTCTATCCACTGACCCCACTCCACCAGCAGGTGAGACAAAGTGGAGTCCGGAGAGATGTTGTCATTGTGAGTGAACAGCACCTGTTGAGACACCAGCCGCACCTGGACAACAAAAAGGGTGAggagtgatgaagttacagcAGCGGATGGGGACAGAGGATAACTGAGTGCTGCTGCAGGACCCTTACTGGCGGCAGGCTGACGTTGTGGTAGGTGTGCTCGGGGTCCCACCCTCTGGGCGTCCCCCACATGTCCTCGTACTCTGGAGGCAGCCAACGGGAATACGGGATGTTTGCAGCGCCCCATCTGGGGTGCTGCCTGAACAGGACACGACAGACATATTCaccaataaaacaacaacaaagtggaTTCAGGACAGCTGGCACTACGAGTAGCTCTGACCTGTTGTTGCACTCCCCTGTGATGGATCTGTAGCGCTCAGATAGACAGTCACTCTGGCAGATGGgtctctgcagctcagcagagCAGCCCGACACTTGCAGCAGATTCTGCACATCTCCTTCACTCAGCAGCTCTTTAGGAAAATAGGGTAAACACAACAAGACCCTAGTGATACAAATAACTTCAAATCAAGCTCTTGCCTTGTGACAGAAAACCTACCCCATACATAATGACATGCTCCTGACATTTTGTGTGCATTGTTACAAGGGTTTGTTACTGGGACCTACAGGGGAACAGTAACAGTCTAATCCCTCTTTATTTGAGCCTGGATCTGCAGTTAACagcttttaattgttttttgtttttttaaaggtttcatCAAATGCTTGGAATTagtcaaaaaaaacccaaacaatttAACATGCAGGTGCAGTAACATCTCTATGTGTTGTGTAATGCTGCTGCTCAGTACCATGAGGGTTGGGCTGCACCATAGTGTGGGTGTAGACCATCTCTCTGATCAGTTCCACTGTGTTGTCCAGCAGTTCTGCAGCCCGGATTTGAGTCCTGGTTCTGGCTTCAGTCTGTTTGAACTGAGCCAGCAGGTCACTGGGTCTCAGAGCGCCTTCAGTCAGAGACTTCTTCCCCCTGGAAACATTAAGTGCTTAATTTTTAGTGCCATCACAATACTTtataacagtaaaatgaagATTTGTGCTTCGCAGTGGTTCAGCTTGGTCTGAAGTATTCCCTCAGTGCCTCGGGAATTTCTACCTTTCACTTGTGCGAGCGTACGCAGCATCAGTCAGCTCCATCGCCCTCTGAAGAGCTTCCTTCACAAATACAGACCCCAGATACACAGTTCCTGATAtaaacacaaaggaaaacagaggtGCACTTAGAAAGACTCCTCAGTAGCTGCTCTTAGTAATAATCAAACAGAAATCCTACCTGAGGTGTTGTCAAATACTCTGTTCGGTGACGCATGCTCAGggaaggagagcaggagaagagACAGTCCAAGCAGAGAGACGGACACCTGAAACCATGTCTGAGTTATCTCAAGAAATGTGGTACTTTACTctatcaaattaatttaaaaaaaaatacaaaaacaaggaagaaaaacagaaactcacCGTGAATGCAGTGTCCATCTAGAGCTTTAAAACTGTTCAATCCGTGCAGAAAGGATTCACTTCAGGTGAACACATCTAACCAGGCTCATCGTATCCTACTGCTGCGCTGACTGTGATTCATCCTGAGAGCCAAaaggtgtatgtgtttgtgtgtgtgtgcgtgtgcgtcaGTGTGTGTTCGGCTCTGAGCATTGAGGTTGCCATTTATACACTGGCAGCAGGGCCAACAGGTATGTGCAGAATCACCTTATCTGTCCTTCTGGTGACAGGAAGGCAACATCAAACACTGGACTGACTGCGTCGACCTAATAAcctttcaaatcaaatttacTTCTGTCCTCTCGCCCATGATGAAAACCTTCTGTCATATGTGGCTcagttcaaataaattaaactctTCTACCGATCCCTCCAGAGCACAGGGAAATGTAGCAGTGGGCACCAACCAAATACGGGCGGTTGAAATATTGGACGTCCAAGCAGTGCGCTACATTGGGAGCGGACTGAGAAGACAGgatactttattatttttaagcaGCCAAACCGAATTTCACAATGACACATtaggttcagttttttttcagggatcattttttattacaagcgtgtctctgtgtcttcGCCCTCATGCCAGTTCAATCTGATCGCCCCTGTGCCAGTGACACAGAGAGGTGGGTGAGGAATCAAGGATTCAGGGAAATGAAGCACAAGGAATGAGGTTGAAAATAAGGGGATCAAACAGAAAAGTCTCAGTTACAGTAAATCGCTCTAGAGGACGTGACTCATGAAGCGCGGCTGCGTCCAGTATGAgccttttcaaatcaaatgtgacGGCACCAGGACTTCTCTCAGCCTGCTCTCTTCCCTTTGATGCTCCAGGTGTGTGATACCATCAAATGAGTCATCAGTCCCATTTCATTAGGTCGTTATTAATATTATCTATGCTGACCCACATTACCCATCTTCTACTGCCCCTGCTGTTCATCATCAACATCTGAATTGTATAAATCCTTTGTtctcaaaaatgtataattgaagaaaatacaaacccgaaatacacattttttaaaaatgcgtAATTTCACTCAAATCATAAAGTCCTTTCTCCCACTAAACCCTAATAGTTTCAAGCCATGTAAGTTGTTTGAGTTTACTGGTTTGGCTTAAAGCTTAGCACCAGGGCTTGACATGACTGTGCTGACCAGAACCTTTGTACCTttgttcccaaaaaaaaaaaaaaaagaaaaagaaaaagaaagaaaacacgaTGTCTTGTACAGATAGTTTTATTCACATATTATCGGGTTAGAACATTTGTTACTGTTATTATggacagttcatttttttttgtcatagcaggacatgaaatattttcttacCTGTACATGCTTaacctgcttaaaaaaaacagtaatgtgATGATACCCTGTACATGCACCTGAATACTGATAAAATTGGCAAGTAAATGGAACAAAGAGGATAATACTAGAGAGATCTGTGCAAAGACAATGTGAAGTAAAAGTTAAACCAATAATACTGCTCTCACTGGGATGATAAGTACCTACATTTGAAAGCTTCGACAAATATCACAGTGCATAAATTAAGCAACAGCTTCAAAAGCAGTTAGGGGGGAGACGTAACAGTACAGACAGGGTTGGTTATGTTCTTTGGCTTAGAGAAGCTGCTGTCCACACAGCGCTGATCTGGAGTTAGGCATGCTGAGACCACAGGAACCGATCGCAGCGCTCGAGCATCGTCTGGATCATTGCCCTGAAACGAAATAACAAGAAACAGGTTGACTCATTTATTACACTGAgtctctttcattttgttggCCCTGGTTGGTCATGATCACCATGGTAAACAATTCCAGGGCTGCGATTCCAGACttcaaacatattttgattCTTATCTCTTCAGACCACTAAGACAACTGTCACACCCTCCTATTCCCTGAGAGACCATGCAAACATCTTCCTCTATTATACTGCTCTCATCAAGACATATTAAAATCCCTGGACTAATCAAGAATGCCTGATGGAGATTTATGCAtgtatgtttgatttattttttttattgtagtctgcatttaaaaacatgaaagaaatgCTGGAACTGCTTCCTGCTCTCATAGCTTACAAAAGTTGGATAGTTTGGTAATCAGCACCCTGACCCACCTCTGCCTCTTCTCGGTGATTCTCAGGAGCTCGCAGACCAGTTTGGAGCGAGGGGACAGGTCCAGCTGCACTCCGCACTCATCCAGGAGAGCTCGAGCTTGGTCAGGTCCTGCTGTCCGGGCCAGCATCAGGGTCAGGTTCTCCAGGCTGATCTTTCCTCCACAGTCTGCTGAGCCGTCGGACCAGCTGCTCCCATTTACACCCGCGACCTGCTCTGACTCTACCACATTGCTGAGCTCCTGAGACAACTGGATCAAGAGCTTCCACTCATCCAAGGTCTGGGGCTCAACACCTGGATAATAACAGAGAGCCAGTAAAGATGTAAGTCTATGATGGTGCTTTAGTTAGAGTGTGTTTAACCTATCAGTGTTAAATCTGGGTGGTTGCCAGATAAATGGCTGCAGTGACAGTCATTGAGGTGAATCATTAATTACATGTATATATCATGATTTATGAGCACACGCTGACAGTCAATACTGATAACAAATGTTTGGATGAAGCACTGTACAAACTGAAAGTGAACTATTGAAAGCCAAAGAAGCTGTTAAagggcctcatgcaagaaccagTCGTTGTCCTGTTAGAGTGGCACGTATGACGGATTTCAGAGAATTTGTGGCCTTCACCAATTTTCCCGTACTTTTTCATATGAGTCATGAGCAGATAGACTGTCTTTCTTCACAGGGAATAACACACTCGTTACTTAAAAAATTATAGCGGCGTAGCCTGAATGAATTTGGAGTTTAAATATGATACCTAAACTGttgatgtaattaaaaaatgagatatatatatatatatatacatacacacacaaatacacacacacacacacacacacacacacacacacacacacacacacacatatataaaacaaacttttgttttttttagattttagtatttttattggCATATTTTGTCACAGCGGCTTCTACATTTCGCTAGTTGTTAGAAAATTCTCTCAATCCTCTCGCTGCCTCAGGTTCTTTACACAGGTCTTTGTCATCCTCTGTTGTACCTGACAGTGAAACATCACCGTAGGCTATAATGTATCTCAGTGATTGTCGTTccctttatttctgtcacagtctGCGCTGCTCTGATGACAAGTCAATAATGTCTGACAGAAGACCTGGAGCTCCGCAGAgtgaaattcacatttttactcgtttgacatttttgtggaTTAAACTTTCCCACAAATGAAGCAGAGTAGGCAGCCTTATATGGCAGTTTTAGGGGCATAGATTATGCAAATGAGGAGCAAATCTCCCAAACGTGCACCTCCTCATGTCTAGGTGTCATTCGTCAGGCTGAAAGGAGCGATTTACGCCAAATTTGTGAGGTTAAGAAAATTTGGTTAAGCCATGAATCTGACACCCCTCAGAGGAAAGAAATAAGAATTTAGGGACAAGAGTACGAAAATGCTCTTGCACGAGGCCCAATGTTACTTTACACAGAGTGTAAATACCAGTGTTAAACTTATAAAGACCATGCTTCCTGCATTTACTCAATTAAACAAACCCAACTTAAATTAATCCGgttgtagttttggttttagtcaAGATTAGCTATTCTGCAGTGTATTCATGtacatctttgtgtgtttgtcttggcTAGTGATCTCATATCTTGTGTTGCGGTGAGTTTATAGTACATAGTTGATGTAAACATGCTGCATTACTTGTGCATCACATGTGTGCGCACTGGATTTCAATGCAGCACACGTGTGGACACGTGTGTATATCTCAGTAACTCCTGACAGTGTAACCAACACGTTCTATCAGATGATGACAGATTATAATTCTCCTTCTGGCTGAAAGAGTGAAAGGAAAAGATTCTGAGAAATGGTTTTACCCTCAGGTTCCTCCAGCAGGCTGATGTCATCCAGCCGACAGATGGTGGAGAACACCTCTGTGCGACGCTGCAGCTCACAGCAGAGGTAGAGGTAGCCCATCCAGTACCTGTACATGTACAAAACATCACAGAAAAGGGTATATATGACACTGTAAACTCACTACCAAATACTGCCGTCCATAACGAAAGATGACTTGTTCTGCACAGAATAAGAATATTAGAGGTACCCGTGACTGCGGCATGTCTCTGCCATCTTCTGCTTGGAGGACAGGTCTGCAGGAAGACGAATCAGCAGAGACAGGAGGCGTCCGTAGCCCCAACTGAAATAATGCGAATGCCACCTGCAAAAGATT from the Xiphias gladius isolate SHS-SW01 ecotype Sanya breed wild chromosome 8, ASM1685928v1, whole genome shotgun sequence genome contains:
- the epx gene encoding eosinophil peroxidase; amino-acid sequence: MDTAFTVSVSLLGLSLLLLSFPEHASPNRVFDNTSGTVYLGSVFVKEALQRAMELTDAAYARTSERGKKSLTEGALRPSDLLAQFKQTEARTRTQIRAAELLDNTVELIREMVYTHTMVQPNPHELLSEGDVQNLLQVSGCSAELQRPICQSDCLSERYRSITGECNNRQHPRWGAANIPYSRWLPPEYEDMWGTPRGWDPEHTYHNVSLPPVRLVSQQVLFTHNDNISPDSTLSHLLVEWGQWIDHDVVLTPQSPSTAAFRTGADCTHTCSRDTPCFPIQIPPSDPRNGVQSCMPFFRSAPSCGAGLLPHLHREQLNAITSFVDASMVYGSSASLASALRNHSSPLGSMALNSQHSDHELSYMPFLPRQQAHLDPCGPRNTTTFGASGRSAHWDNATSCFQAGDSRANEHLGMIALHTLFLREHNRLVKELHVLNSHWSSDILYQEARKILGAIHQILTWEHYLPRVLGDVATSLLMPPYEGYNPEVDPSIANVFAAAAFRFAHVTVQPVVTRLGPGYTTNSQHPPLPLHHSLFASWRVVQEGGIDPVLRGLLLSPAKLQTPGQMMVEELTERLFQAQGGMPLDLGALNLQRGRDHGLPGYGSWRRLCGLPVPNSTSELAEILGNFTLAHKFQLLYGTPHNIDVWVGAISEPALPGGRVGPLLACLLARQFRALRDGDRFWWEREGVFTSTQRRHLHAVSLSRIICDNSHISLVPADPFSITESPEDMLACAHPLIPHLDLSPWKEPDTDPSCGPIPRIQSGYSLLCDSVILYECHSGFKLLGSSSVSCDPNSHQWSPTPPTCQVIVVIGGVTVLVMTTICYRRYFPNKEELVTAGCCKGKS